In a single window of the Acidobacteriota bacterium genome:
- a CDS encoding winged helix-turn-helix domain-containing protein, whose amino-acid sequence MWNPEEKQSSAVYAFSGFIFEPTAGNLFHDGRLVELAPKVAHCLSYLVSNHGRLITKDELIDELWKDTFVEESALYYTISQLRKALATIVPETEFIKTVPRRGFRFVPHVETLKPGVVLPFVGEAAGNDDLSQTVEVRDKIGPISSSSLRLVEPEGTSLTTPHRQMLSANKRVAVAILGVAILAIASFAVWRSLSPSSTESIGSIAVLPFRSFSKTSDDRELRLRIADAVITRLGNLSHVLIRPTNSIVNFTDSSEDAVEIGRKLNVDAVLDGRLQTENGKLRATVQLILVRTGDQIWSAKFDGTSDRLIALQDQIAENLLARLIELQPRETKTELTKLSTSSAEAYDNYLRGRYFFDQRAVDFDDSLKKARGYFQAALEIDPTFTSATAELANVINLQTSSGTHKRNVGYPMARELALKALGENPDLPEAHLALGWVYQKYDHNFVEADRSFKRALELNPNHLLANLWLNINYALQGDLDSSQRHIERALAIDPANSTAHSEMVQLFIRRKEFDKALSYMPKVLDFVGDPARRALTQGEYEAMCLRFNTAIPLLESGARDIEARGLKPSRVYVVLGYAYAASGNREKALEAAARLEEMKGKRNVWSGLVATYAHLGETEKLHRTLDELYESGDERLLQMKVDPRYDIIRDDPKFQEILRKVNLL is encoded by the coding sequence ATGTGGAATCCTGAGGAAAAGCAGAGTTCAGCGGTTTATGCCTTCAGCGGATTCATTTTTGAGCCGACTGCGGGAAATCTTTTCCATGACGGACGATTGGTCGAACTCGCACCAAAGGTCGCACATTGTCTCTCGTATCTAGTCTCAAATCATGGCAGGCTGATCACCAAAGACGAACTTATCGACGAGTTATGGAAAGACACTTTTGTTGAGGAAAGCGCCCTTTATTACACAATTTCCCAACTTAGAAAAGCCCTCGCTACGATCGTCCCGGAGACGGAGTTCATCAAAACCGTTCCGCGTCGCGGTTTCAGGTTTGTACCGCATGTCGAGACGCTTAAGCCCGGTGTAGTTCTGCCGTTTGTTGGCGAGGCCGCCGGGAACGACGATCTATCGCAGACGGTTGAAGTTCGGGACAAGATCGGGCCAATAAGCTCATCGTCACTCCGCCTCGTCGAGCCTGAAGGAACTTCACTCACCACCCCTCACCGCCAGATGCTCTCGGCCAATAAACGTGTGGCCGTTGCGATCCTTGGCGTCGCGATCCTGGCCATTGCGTCATTCGCCGTTTGGCGTTCGTTGTCGCCGTCATCAACAGAAAGTATCGGCTCGATCGCGGTGCTGCCATTCAGATCGTTCTCCAAAACCTCTGACGATCGCGAACTTAGACTTCGGATCGCCGACGCCGTCATTACAAGGCTCGGAAATCTATCGCATGTGCTTATCCGTCCTACAAATTCCATCGTGAATTTCACCGACAGTAGCGAAGACGCGGTCGAAATTGGCCGCAAGTTGAATGTTGACGCTGTCCTCGACGGCAGGCTGCAGACCGAAAATGGCAAGCTGCGTGCGACCGTGCAATTGATCTTAGTGCGGACGGGCGATCAAATATGGTCCGCAAAATTCGACGGGACGTCCGACCGGCTGATCGCACTCCAGGATCAGATAGCCGAGAATTTGCTTGCACGGCTGATCGAGTTGCAGCCGCGAGAAACGAAAACCGAACTTACAAAACTCTCGACATCGAGCGCCGAAGCATACGACAACTACCTCCGCGGCCGCTATTTCTTTGACCAGCGGGCGGTGGATTTTGATGACTCATTGAAAAAGGCACGGGGATATTTTCAAGCAGCTCTGGAGATCGATCCCACATTTACATCCGCAACTGCGGAATTGGCCAATGTGATAAATCTCCAAACAAGCTCGGGCACTCATAAACGCAATGTCGGCTATCCTATGGCCAGAGAGTTGGCTCTTAAGGCTCTCGGTGAGAATCCCGACCTTCCCGAAGCCCACCTCGCCCTCGGCTGGGTCTATCAAAAATATGACCATAATTTTGTTGAGGCAGATCGCTCGTTCAAACGTGCTCTTGAACTGAATCCAAACCACCTGCTTGCAAATCTTTGGCTAAATATCAATTATGCACTCCAGGGAGACCTCGATAGCTCACAACGCCACATCGAACGAGCCTTAGCAATAGACCCGGCAAACTCCACCGCACACTCAGAAATGGTGCAGCTTTTCATAAGGAGAAAAGAGTTCGATAAAGCCCTCAGCTATATGCCGAAGGTGCTCGATTTTGTCGGCGACCCTGCGCGGCGTGCTCTGACCCAAGGTGAGTATGAGGCAATGTGCCTCCGTTTTAATACGGCGATCCCACTACTTGAGTCCGGGGCAAGAGATATCGAGGCTCGCGGCCTTAAACCTTCTCGCGTCTATGTCGTATTGGGATATGCTTACGCTGCATCCGGCAACCGCGAAAAGGCGTTGGAAGCAGCCGCAAGGCTTGAGGAGATGAAAGGCAAACGCAATGTTTGGTCCGGTCTGGTTGCAACATACGCTCACCTTGGCGAAACCGAGAAGCTCCATCGAACATTAGATGAACTCTACGAATCCGGCGATGAACGCCTGCTTCAAATGAAGGTCGATCCTCGATATGACATCATCCGCGACGATCCCAAATTTCAGGAGATATTAAGGAAGGTAAATCTGCTCTGA
- a CDS encoding carboxypeptidase regulatory-like domain-containing protein — translation MTMNRSILSTLAVGLITFALIYGFTRAFALDLGTLFGSPTVIAEVEPNGTLVEADAALPIITSSTDITGAITPTGDLDIFRLSVAVQTVVNFEVFDSSGTDCTSANIPASTTLTLLDSAGTTLKSDTTSGIGVCSSLNVPLAPGTYYIRLNKTTAGTIAAYVLKIHYLVDQGSETEPNDSIATANPLPSIPEQFIFGDRQVISDSDFYAVTLSETSSLRIETVEGDNTETCESNGIDSFIRLFNSSGVLLVSDDDDGRGLCSQIDGRGAVPVDAAAKNLAPGTYFIQVNGSGFCSGAACQFNYRLVVQSVPAATPSPSPTPTPTPTPSPTPITEVQFSAASYIDDESQTAVITVTRTGSLAGTSSVDVVLTDGTATGGATCSSGVDYVYTGPVTLNFAVSSASQFFNVPLCGDLIDEGSETVNLSLTDNVGADIGSPDTAVLLINDTASQFRNAAAIDMFLGNSANPYPSTINVSGGPTAIGSMRVTLYDVSHFFPDHIDILLVGPNGAKYVLMGDTGGPFGIDVDSPVTLSFTDVAAAVLPDSDPLTTGTFKPTSCETPVSNFPSPAPVGPYLEPGCVVARPIGQTLFGAFGLSNPMGDWHLYVRDDNGNPLMVTAIGSIAGGWGIEFLPPTAAGVDVSGRVLAPDGRGLRNATVTMTDSNGIMRSVVTSSFGYYKFEGVPVGDSFVISVNSRNYRFVPRVVVVTDTLTDVDFVGLE, via the coding sequence ATGACAATGAATCGATCCATATTATCTACATTGGCCGTGGGCTTGATCACTTTTGCTTTAATTTACGGTTTTACCAGAGCATTTGCATTGGATCTGGGTACTCTGTTCGGTTCGCCGACGGTGATCGCAGAGGTCGAACCGAACGGTACGCTTGTAGAGGCGGACGCCGCGCTTCCGATCATAACCAGTTCGACTGATATCACCGGTGCGATCACGCCGACCGGAGATCTTGATATTTTCAGGCTCTCGGTCGCGGTACAAACCGTAGTTAATTTTGAGGTTTTTGATTCGAGTGGAACGGATTGCACTTCGGCCAATATTCCCGCCTCGACCACATTGACGCTTTTAGATTCCGCCGGGACGACGTTGAAATCCGATACAACCTCAGGAATTGGAGTTTGTTCCTCACTAAATGTTCCTCTCGCTCCAGGAACTTACTACATTCGGTTGAACAAAACTACGGCCGGTACGATCGCAGCTTATGTTCTCAAAATTCATTATCTGGTCGATCAAGGCAGCGAGACCGAACCAAATGACTCAATAGCAACCGCAAATCCGCTGCCATCTATCCCGGAGCAGTTCATTTTCGGCGATCGTCAGGTCATCAGTGACTCTGACTTCTATGCAGTCACCTTGTCTGAAACATCTTCGTTAAGGATCGAGACGGTCGAAGGGGATAATACGGAAACTTGCGAATCAAATGGCATCGATAGTTTTATCCGACTATTTAATTCGTCGGGTGTCTTGTTGGTATCAGATGACGACGATGGACGAGGATTATGTTCACAGATCGACGGCCGGGGTGCAGTGCCGGTCGATGCGGCCGCTAAAAACCTTGCGCCCGGAACCTACTTTATCCAGGTGAATGGGTCGGGATTTTGTTCGGGTGCCGCTTGCCAGTTCAACTACCGTTTGGTTGTGCAATCGGTTCCTGCGGCGACTCCATCACCGTCACCAACCCCGACGCCTACGCCGACACCGAGTCCGACACCTATAACAGAGGTGCAGTTTTCGGCGGCGAGTTATATTGATGATGAATCGCAGACCGCTGTTATTACGGTGACGCGGACCGGCAGTCTGGCCGGCACGTCGAGTGTGGATGTTGTATTGACGGATGGCACGGCGACGGGCGGGGCGACTTGTTCGAGCGGTGTGGATTATGTCTATACGGGGCCTGTGACGCTGAATTTTGCTGTTAGCAGTGCGTCGCAGTTCTTCAACGTCCCGCTGTGTGGCGATCTGATAGACGAGGGCAGTGAGACGGTGAATCTGTCGCTGACGGACAACGTCGGTGCGGATATAGGCAGTCCTGATACGGCTGTGCTGCTGATCAACGACACTGCCTCGCAGTTTCGCAACGCGGCGGCGATTGATATGTTTCTTGGAAATTCGGCGAATCCGTATCCTTCGACCATCAACGTCTCGGGCGGACCGACGGCTATCGGCTCGATGCGTGTCACGCTATACGACGTATCGCACTTCTTCCCCGACCACATCGACATACTGCTTGTAGGCCCAAATGGTGCGAAATACGTGCTGATGGGAGACACGGGCGGGCCATTTGGGATAGATGTCGATTCGCCTGTGACGCTGAGTTTTACGGACGTTGCCGCGGCGGTTTTGCCTGATTCAGACCCGCTTACGACGGGCACATTCAAACCGACCTCGTGCGAGACGCCCGTTTCGAATTTCCCGTCACCTGCTCCCGTTGGGCCATACTTAGAACCGGGCTGCGTGGTCGCAAGACCGATCGGGCAGACGTTGTTTGGTGCATTCGGCCTGTCAAACCCGATGGGCGACTGGCATCTATACGTCCGAGACGACAACGGCAACCCGCTAATGGTGACAGCGATCGGCTCAATCGCCGGTGGCTGGGGAATCGAGTTCCTTCCTCCGACCGCCGCGGGTGTCGATGTATCGGGGCGTGTTCTCGCTCCGGACGGACGCGGATTGCGTAATGCCACAGTGACGATGACGGACTCGAACGGCATCATGCGGTCTGTGGTCACGTCCTCGTTCGGTTACTACAAGTTCGAGGGCGTGCCTGTGGGGGATTCGTTCGTTATTAGCGTTAACTCGCGCAACTACCGCTTCGTGCCGAGAGTCGTGGTCGTTACAGACACGCTGACGGATGTGGATTTTGTTGGGCTGGAGTGA